A genomic region of Epinephelus moara isolate mb chromosome 23, YSFRI_EMoa_1.0, whole genome shotgun sequence contains the following coding sequences:
- the sypl1 gene encoding synaptophysin-like protein 1, with protein MMTGFRLNLSPLKEPLGFVKLVEWLTAIFAFGSCGGYSGKNILSLFCGDGRNETIDANFHYPFRLSQVPLIEGNTTLCNNSATTTHMVGDSASSAEFFVGIAIVCFLYSMVALLVYLGYMHVYKDSDFGPIFDFLITAILVFLWLVCSSAWAKGLQNVKYATDTEGLSATLGLCKGSNITCEVTEYASMRTLNISVVFGYLNMFVWAGNAWFVYKETRWHSQKFSSQPGPGRQQVPAPI; from the exons ATGATGACCGGATTTCGGCTGAACTTGTCGCCTCTGAAGGAGCCTCTGGGCTTCGTCAAGCTGGTGGAGTGG CTCACAGCCATATTTGCTTTTGGAAGCTGTGGCGGATACTCAGGGAAGAACATCTTATCTCTCTTCTGTGGCGATGGCAGAAATGAAACTATCGATGCCAACTTCCACTACCCATTTAG GTTAAGCCAGGTCCCACTCATCGAGGGAAACACCACTCTTTGTAATAACTCTGCCACAACGACACACATGGTGGGCGACTCAGCATCCTCAGCGGAGTTCTTTGTGGGCATCGCCATCGTCTGTTTTCTGTACAGCATGGTGGCTCTGTTGGTGTATTTAGGCTACATGCACGTCTACAAGGATTCTGACTTTGGACCAATTTTT GACTTTTTGATCACAGCAATCCTGGTCTTTCTGTGGCTGGTGTGTTCGTCCGCCTGGGCGAAGGGCCTGCAGAATGTGAAGTACGCCACGGACACTGAGGGCCTCAGCGCCACGCTGGGACTCTGCAAGGGGAGCAACATCACCTGTGAGGTCACGGAGTACGCCAGCATGCGGACCCTCAACATCTCTGTG GTGTTTGGCTACCTCAACATGTTTGTGTGGGCGGGAAACGCCTGGTTTGTGTACAAGGAGACACGTTGGCACTCCCAGAAATTCTCCTCTCAGCCTGGACCTGGAAGGCAACAGGTCCCTGCACCCATCTAA